One segment of Ancylothrix sp. D3o DNA contains the following:
- a CDS encoding CHAT domain-containing protein has product MTQELEFQISVTPVRGNEYLVRTEDVVQGAPLAEEILEWPVDDWLVRACQLMNDPLLGLLEESDMAWPSQTGNGKTSLGEVGSSPEAGVASLVALGRQLHQHLFQGRLRDSWISAQSIAQHRRSQLRLRLALKGDVLPRLPWEVLHDGNRPIATGTDVLFSRYQPPTTALMSEVVEGTHKQTTSTALKILMVLAGPTDQDRLQLKQEAEHLQRELLSRSESGGPAMQLQILEQPDRATLTQALEHNQYQVFHYAGHSNLGSKGGELYLVNRKTGLTETLTGYDLAGLLANNGVQLAVFNSCRGAGMLISGRNDDTGLGNLAEALVNRGIPGVLAMAECIPDDVALTLARLFYRNLNLGQSVDLSLSRARQGLISAYGSNQLYWALPILYLHPKFDGYLRSNYHINSISSSQSEVVSPILSQIRSPQVAEPDDLENLDDEEIDSILDEMDYAELKEDLGLFKDDELMDLEGENEAWDDDFNEEPLDDGAEAMVASLLRQLSPPDPLPAGGNPPASNVIASEMRQADLIFSDEELEEYDLQKYQQSTEAIDSNSQERESSESNVKANSGDLSRTKTPRLIAPAPEKLNNAKKTLPPVDRSAWIPKALVGVVAVGLLPILGFWFLRSRVEEKNVVGNSGKQAVTMPVESEVPVQSLNTLDFQKTPTSQVVAIAIERFSQGNLKEGFPAVEALLNRSALPQAQAALAAIPKAQENQPEVNFLKGRLVWQFAAAGNQLYSQSDARRFWEVAVKDNGKSAEYFNALGFAYYAEGNFDRAAQMWSQVLNLLENNPQQNSTIRQDLTAYSGSALVFYKQARSLAGEQKEVRLSKAIKFRNYVLSEDAVSFQPDALAKNWMWSDQAIKDWQGVLQLKE; this is encoded by the coding sequence GTGACTCAGGAACTAGAATTTCAAATTTCAGTAACCCCGGTTCGGGGTAATGAATATCTTGTGAGAACGGAAGATGTGGTGCAGGGGGCGCCATTGGCCGAGGAAATTTTAGAGTGGCCGGTGGATGACTGGCTTGTGCGTGCTTGTCAGCTTATGAATGACCCGTTGCTGGGTTTGTTAGAGGAAAGTGATATGGCTTGGCCTTCGCAAACTGGGAATGGGAAAACGAGTCTAGGAGAGGTCGGTTCTTCGCCTGAAGCTGGGGTGGCGAGTTTGGTTGCTTTGGGCCGGCAGCTTCATCAGCATTTATTTCAAGGTAGGCTGCGTGATAGTTGGATATCAGCCCAAAGTATTGCTCAGCACCGGCGCTCTCAGTTACGTCTGCGTTTGGCGTTGAAAGGTGATGTTTTGCCGCGTTTACCTTGGGAAGTTCTCCACGACGGCAACCGGCCTATTGCTACGGGGACGGATGTTTTGTTTTCGCGCTATCAACCGCCGACAACGGCGCTGATGAGTGAGGTGGTTGAGGGGACTCACAAGCAAACGACTTCGACGGCGTTAAAGATTTTGATGGTGTTGGCCGGCCCGACGGATCAGGATCGTTTACAACTTAAGCAGGAGGCTGAACACTTACAGAGAGAGTTGCTTTCTCGTTCTGAGTCTGGTGGGCCGGCTATGCAGCTTCAGATTTTGGAACAACCCGACCGGGCGACTTTGACTCAAGCGCTGGAACACAATCAATATCAGGTTTTCCATTATGCCGGTCATAGTAATTTGGGATCAAAGGGGGGCGAGCTTTATTTGGTGAATCGCAAAACCGGCCTGACGGAAACGCTGACGGGTTATGATTTGGCTGGTTTGCTGGCAAATAATGGGGTGCAATTGGCGGTTTTTAATTCTTGTCGCGGCGCGGGGATGTTAATTAGCGGACGTAATGATGATACCGGCCTTGGGAATTTGGCGGAAGCTTTGGTTAATCGAGGAATTCCTGGGGTTTTGGCAATGGCAGAATGTATCCCCGATGATGTTGCTTTGACTTTGGCGCGGCTTTTTTATCGCAATTTGAATTTGGGTCAATCGGTGGATTTGAGTTTGAGTCGGGCTCGACAGGGGCTTATTTCTGCCTATGGTTCTAATCAGCTTTATTGGGCGTTGCCTATTTTATATCTGCATCCTAAATTTGATGGTTATTTGCGGTCTAATTATCATATTAATTCTATTTCTTCAAGTCAATCTGAGGTGGTTTCGCCTATTTTGTCTCAAATTCGTTCGCCTCAAGTGGCGGAGCCTGATGATTTAGAAAATTTAGATGATGAGGAAATAGATTCGATTTTAGATGAAATGGATTATGCCGAGTTAAAGGAGGATTTGGGGCTTTTTAAGGATGATGAATTGATGGATTTGGAGGGGGAAAATGAGGCATGGGATGATGATTTTAATGAGGAGCCTTTGGATGATGGGGCAGAAGCAATGGTGGCTTCTTTGCTGCGTCAGCTTTCGCCTCCTGATCCTTTACCGGCCGGTGGTAATCCTCCAGCAAGCAATGTAATTGCCAGTGAAATGCGGCAAGCTGATTTGATTTTTTCGGATGAAGAATTAGAAGAGTATGATCTGCAAAAATACCAGCAATCAACTGAGGCGATTGATTCTAATTCACAAGAGAGAGAATCAAGTGAAAGTAATGTTAAAGCGAATTCTGGGGATCTTTCTCGTACAAAAACGCCTCGTTTAATTGCACCGGCACCGGAAAAGCTGAATAATGCTAAGAAAACGTTGCCGCCGGTTGACCGCTCTGCCTGGATACCGAAGGCGCTGGTAGGTGTTGTGGCAGTTGGGTTGTTGCCGATTTTGGGGTTTTGGTTTTTGCGAAGTCGGGTTGAAGAAAAAAATGTGGTGGGGAATTCAGGAAAGCAAGCTGTGACGATGCCGGTGGAGTCGGAGGTGCCGGTGCAAAGTTTAAATACTCTTGATTTCCAAAAAACTCCTACTTCTCAAGTGGTTGCTATTGCTATTGAGCGGTTTAGTCAGGGAAATTTAAAGGAGGGTTTTCCGGCGGTGGAGGCGCTTTTAAATCGTTCAGCTTTGCCGCAGGCGCAGGCGGCGTTGGCGGCGATACCAAAGGCACAGGAAAATCAGCCGGAAGTTAATTTTTTGAAAGGCCGGTTGGTGTGGCAGTTTGCGGCGGCGGGAAATCAACTTTATAGTCAATCGGATGCTCGCCGGTTTTGGGAGGTGGCGGTAAAAGATAATGGTAAATCTGCTGAATATTTTAATGCTTTGGGGTTTGCTTATTATGCGGAGGGAAATTTTGACCGGGCGGCTCAAATGTGGAGTCAAGTTTTGAATTTGCTTGAAAATAATCCTCAGCAAAATAGTACAATTCGTCAGGATTTAACGGCTTATTCAGGCTCGGCTTTGGTGTTTTATAAACAAGCAAGAAGTCTGGCCGGTGAGCAGAAGGAAGTTCGCTTAAGTAAGGCGATTAAGTTTCGCAATTATGTTTTAAGTGAAGATGCGGTAAGTTTTCAACCGGATGCGCTTGCTAAAAATTGGATGTGGTCGGATCAAGCGATTAAAGATTGGCAAGGGGTTTTACAGTTAAAAGAGTAA
- a CDS encoding S8 family peptidase yields the protein MRKFFLLSLFIVGVAVALFNFKGLANQGSFNQIVLDFREDIPASQIETQLSQLSQQYGVTPQLNSEFSVSDNVYIVKGNKQLLKALKKSDLRQSTEFIEPDYIYSVLEIPNDPMYHQQWNFRSINIEKAWEESKGNGVTVAVIDTGVTPVADLKDTNFTPGYDFVNDKTEAADDNGHGTHVAGTIAQSTNNEYGVAGIAYQASIMPLKVLASSGGGTIADIAEAIKFAADNGADIINMSLGGPGESQLMQEAIDYAHSKGVVIIAAAGNSADSSAGYPARYPNVVGVAALDASGQKAFYSNFGAGVDISAPGGDTTNGEVGGILQNTIDEQGNSIFAAYQGTSMAAPHVAGVAALIKAAGVQEPEEIVRILKQSARTVADDPLNHFGAGQLDAAAAVQLATKGQITFRDFFRWLRDNGYLNPRFWIDGGAVALLPKLAMVLGSYMLAWFLRNYFPFAWSWSLSSGLVAGSSGLFFLRGLYIFDLPQWPFRAMGSSIPELGNVVQGSSALNPLFASALIPVGLVLLLLGHKSLKWFAIGTSLGVASCLAVTALISPNVWLLGGGFVAQGFLVINALLCFGLAKLAAKSEGVVV from the coding sequence ATGCGAAAGTTTTTCCTGCTATCCCTATTTATTGTTGGGGTGGCTGTTGCTTTGTTCAATTTCAAAGGTTTGGCAAATCAAGGCAGTTTTAATCAAATTGTGCTGGATTTCCGCGAGGATATACCAGCTTCTCAAATTGAAACACAACTCAGCCAGCTTTCCCAGCAGTACGGCGTTACTCCTCAACTCAACAGTGAGTTTTCAGTATCAGATAATGTCTATATTGTCAAGGGGAATAAGCAACTTCTTAAAGCTTTGAAAAAATCCGATCTGCGACAATCAACAGAATTCATTGAACCGGATTATATTTACAGCGTTTTGGAAATTCCCAATGATCCCATGTATCATCAGCAGTGGAATTTTCGCAGCATTAATATTGAGAAAGCTTGGGAAGAAAGCAAAGGCAATGGCGTAACGGTGGCTGTCATAGACACCGGCGTCACACCCGTAGCAGATTTAAAAGATACAAACTTCACCCCAGGCTACGATTTTGTCAACGATAAAACCGAGGCTGCCGACGATAACGGACACGGTACCCACGTTGCCGGCACCATTGCTCAAAGTACAAATAACGAGTATGGCGTGGCCGGTATTGCCTATCAAGCCAGTATTATGCCGCTGAAAGTTTTGGCATCTTCCGGCGGTGGCACCATTGCTGATATTGCGGAAGCGATTAAATTTGCGGCTGATAATGGTGCCGATATCATTAACATGAGTTTGGGTGGCCCTGGTGAAAGCCAACTCATGCAAGAAGCCATTGATTACGCTCACAGTAAAGGCGTTGTGATTATTGCCGCCGCCGGAAACAGTGCTGATAGCTCGGCTGGCTATCCGGCTCGTTATCCTAACGTGGTGGGAGTTGCGGCGCTGGATGCTTCCGGGCAAAAAGCCTTTTATTCTAATTTTGGGGCCGGTGTGGATATTTCAGCACCCGGTGGCGATACCACAAATGGTGAAGTTGGCGGAATTTTGCAAAATACCATTGATGAGCAAGGAAACTCAATTTTTGCCGCTTATCAAGGCACGAGTATGGCGGCGCCTCACGTTGCTGGCGTGGCGGCTTTGATTAAAGCTGCCGGTGTTCAAGAACCAGAAGAAATTGTGCGGATCTTGAAACAGTCAGCGCGGACGGTTGCAGACGATCCGCTTAATCATTTTGGGGCCGGTCAATTGGACGCAGCAGCGGCGGTGCAGTTGGCAACCAAGGGCCAGATTACCTTCCGCGATTTCTTCCGGTGGTTGCGGGATAATGGCTATTTGAATCCTCGCTTTTGGATTGATGGCGGCGCGGTGGCGCTGTTGCCAAAACTGGCGATGGTGTTGGGTTCTTATATGTTGGCTTGGTTTTTGCGAAATTATTTCCCGTTTGCTTGGAGTTGGTCGCTTTCTTCCGGTTTGGTAGCTGGAAGTTCAGGTTTGTTTTTCCTGCGCGGCTTGTATATTTTTGATCTTCCCCAATGGCCTTTTCGGGCAATGGGTAGCTCGATTCCTGAATTGGGGAATGTTGTTCAGGGGAGTAGCGCTTTGAATCCGCTTTTTGCTTCAGCGTTGATTCCTGTGGGGTTGGTGCTGTTGCTGTTGGGCCACAAGTCTTTAAAGTGGTTTGCGATTGGTACGTCTTTGGGCGTGGCGAGTTGTTTGGCGGTGACGGCGCTTATCTCGCCGAATGTTTGGCTGTTGGGAGGCGGTTTTGTCGCCCAGGGATTTTTGGTGATAAATGCGCTGCTGTGTTTTGGTTTAGCAAAATTAGCTGCAAAATCTGAGGGGGTAGTTGTATGA
- the ftsZ gene encoding cell division protein FtsZ, whose product MTLNSKIGLENDSPHSQGQTGFPTSADNSNPFGNAGLYINQNRDPKGMAGEESRSGDIVPSSVARIKVIGVGGGGGNAINRMIASEILGVEFWSVNTDAQALSQSEAPKRLQIGQKLTRGLGAGGNPAIGQKAAEESRDEIAQALGQSDLVFITAGMGGGTGTGAAPIVAEVAKELGALTVGVVTRPFTFEGRRRLSQAEQGIDALQSRVDTLIVIPNNKLLDVIQADTPVQKAFREADDILRQGVQGISDIITIPGLVNVDFADVRAVMADAGSALMGIGIGSGKSRAVDAASQAISSPFLESSIDGAKGVVFNITGGTDLTLHEVSAAADIIYENVDPNANIIFGAVIDERVQGEIRITVIATGFSPETVVGAPAAKTAPAPRPVTPTSRPATPPPPAPASEPQKAPDGLDIPDFLKRRRPPR is encoded by the coding sequence ATGACACTTAATAGTAAAATAGGGCTTGAAAATGACAGCCCGCATTCCCAAGGGCAAACAGGTTTTCCGACTAGCGCGGATAATTCAAATCCTTTCGGTAACGCTGGCTTATATATAAATCAAAATCGAGATCCGAAAGGCATGGCTGGGGAAGAATCAAGGAGTGGAGATATTGTGCCCAGCAGCGTAGCAAGAATTAAAGTAATCGGTGTCGGCGGTGGTGGCGGCAATGCCATTAATCGCATGATTGCTAGTGAAATTTTGGGAGTTGAGTTTTGGTCGGTTAATACCGATGCTCAAGCTCTCAGCCAGTCTGAAGCACCTAAAAGACTGCAAATTGGTCAAAAATTGACGCGCGGACTCGGTGCCGGGGGCAACCCTGCTATCGGCCAAAAAGCCGCTGAGGAATCCCGCGATGAAATTGCCCAAGCTCTAGGGCAGTCTGATTTAGTGTTTATTACCGCCGGCATGGGTGGGGGCACCGGCACTGGTGCTGCTCCTATTGTGGCGGAAGTGGCTAAGGAGTTGGGCGCGTTAACGGTGGGAGTTGTTACCCGTCCGTTTACTTTTGAAGGACGCCGCCGCCTTAGCCAAGCTGAACAAGGGATCGACGCCCTGCAAAGCCGGGTTGACACGCTGATTGTTATTCCAAATAACAAACTTTTAGACGTTATCCAGGCAGATACGCCGGTTCAAAAAGCTTTCCGCGAAGCTGATGATATTCTCCGCCAAGGTGTTCAGGGCATTTCGGATATCATTACGATCCCAGGGTTGGTAAATGTGGACTTTGCCGATGTCCGGGCCGTTATGGCAGATGCCGGTTCGGCTTTGATGGGTATTGGAATTGGTTCTGGCAAGTCAAGAGCCGTTGATGCTGCTTCCCAGGCTATTTCTTCGCCATTTTTGGAGTCTTCTATCGATGGCGCAAAGGGCGTTGTCTTTAATATCACAGGCGGAACTGATCTTACTCTTCACGAAGTGAGTGCAGCGGCAGATATTATTTATGAAAACGTCGATCCCAATGCCAATATTATTTTCGGGGCAGTTATTGATGAGCGGGTTCAAGGTGAAATTAGAATTACGGTGATTGCCACCGGCTTTTCACCCGAAACGGTGGTAGGTGCACCGGCAGCAAAAACTGCTCCGGCACCACGTCCGGTTACTCCCACCAGCAGGCCGGCAACGCCACCCCCACCGGCACCGGCATCCGAACCTCAAAAAGCCCCTGATGGTTTAGATATCCCAGACTTTTTGAAGCGCCGGCGTCCCCCTCGCTAA
- a CDS encoding cell division protein FtsQ/DivIB has protein sequence MSGIASGSASELGQRRAKLRALRSERFFQMCWQTLGVSGLAAASVWAISQPAWVIHQPEQISVFGNKFLSSETIRSLLPMKYPQSLLSVQPQEIAQKLETAAPIAKATVHRHLFPPGLTVHIKERYPVAIAQLSQGALDAKQKDSGNSTSLIVGVLDENGWWTPLKNYTALQQTIPLPSLKVIGNPSNYRENWPQLYQTLSQSPVKVSEVDWQDSGNVILKTEIGTVHLGPYSSKFDEQLQVIDRMRQLPKHPRYSQIAYIDLKNPQSPAIKLQPGKIQPPAAKSP, from the coding sequence ATGAGCGGCATCGCATCAGGAAGCGCCTCAGAACTAGGACAAAGACGCGCTAAGCTGCGAGCGCTACGCTCAGAGCGATTTTTCCAAATGTGCTGGCAAACTCTAGGCGTAAGTGGCTTAGCCGCCGCCTCAGTATGGGCAATTTCTCAACCGGCTTGGGTAATCCACCAGCCTGAGCAAATTTCCGTCTTTGGCAATAAATTTCTGTCGAGCGAAACCATCCGCTCGTTGCTGCCGATGAAATACCCCCAATCATTGTTATCAGTGCAACCCCAAGAAATTGCCCAAAAGCTAGAAACCGCCGCCCCCATTGCCAAAGCCACCGTCCACCGGCATCTTTTCCCCCCTGGCTTAACTGTCCACATTAAAGAACGTTATCCTGTAGCCATTGCTCAACTCAGCCAGGGCGCGTTAGATGCCAAACAAAAAGACTCCGGCAATTCGACTTCGCTCATTGTAGGCGTCCTTGACGAAAACGGCTGGTGGACTCCATTAAAAAATTACACAGCCCTCCAGCAAACTATTCCCCTACCTTCGTTAAAAGTCATCGGCAACCCCAGCAACTATCGGGAGAATTGGCCCCAACTTTACCAAACCCTCAGCCAGTCTCCCGTCAAAGTTTCAGAAGTTGACTGGCAAGATTCAGGCAATGTAATTTTAAAAACAGAAATTGGAACTGTCCATCTTGGCCCGTACAGTTCTAAGTTTGACGAACAACTGCAAGTTATTGATCGAATGCGCCAATTACCCAAACACCCGCGTTACAGTCAGATCGCCTACATTGACCTTAAAAACCCCCAATCCCCAGCTATTAAACTGCAACCGGGTAAAATTCAGCCACCCGCTGCCAAATCTCCCTAG